In Gossypium arboreum isolate Shixiya-1 chromosome 6, ASM2569848v2, whole genome shotgun sequence, the following are encoded in one genomic region:
- the LOC108483979 gene encoding 2,3-bisphosphoglycerate-dependent phosphoglycerate mutase 1-like — translation MANAMLQQTVGGTLQLLSNSGTHCNVGNRSVRLLPKGFKLEVEFSKRGIYSSGKRKFNVIQASTSQTSVVGPLLAPSSSDTVDSHMKSNEVALILIRHGESLWNEKNLFTGCVDVPLTNKGVEEAIEAGHRISNIPVDMIYTSSLIRAQMTAMLAMTQHRRKKVPIILHNEDERARAWSKIYSEDTIEQSIPVITSWKLNERMYGELQGLNKQETAGKFGHEKVHEWRRSYDIPPPNGESLEMCAQRAVAYFRDNIEPQLLSGKNILISAHGNSLRSIIMYLDKLTSQEVITLELSTGIPMLYIFKEGKFIRRGSPVAPTEAGVYAYTRRLAQYRQKLDDMLT, via the exons ATGGCCAATGCTATGTTGCAACAAACAGTTGGAGGAACTCTTCAGCTTCTCAGCAATTCCGGAACTCACTGCAATGTCGGGAACCGTTCGGTACGGTTGCTTCCCAAGGGGTTTAAGTTGGAAGTTGAGTTCTCAAAGAGAGGGATTTATAGTTCGGGAAAGAGGAAATTCAACGTTATTCAGGCATCAACGTCTCAAACCTCTGTTGTTGGTCCTCTTTTAGCTCCCTCAAGTAGTGACACCGTTGATTCTCACATGAAATCAA ATGAGGTAGCTTTGATACTGATTCGCCATGGTGAGTCTTTATGGAATGAGAAGAACCTTTTTACAGGTTGTGTTGATGTGCCATTAACCAATAAGGGAGTAGAAGAGGCAATTGAAGCTGGTCATAGAATCAGCAACATACCTGTTGACATGATATACACATCGTCACTAATTCGTGCACAGATGACTGCTATGCTAGCCATGACTCAACATCGCCGCAAGAAG GTGCCAATTATCCTTCATAATGAGGATGAGCGAGCAAGAGCGTGGAGTAAAATATACAGTGAAGACACCATAGAACAATCGATTCCTGTTATAACATcttggaaattgaatgaaagaat GTATGGAGAATTACAAGGTCTGAATAAACAGGAAACTGCGGGTAAATTTGGTCATGAAAAAGTTCACGAGTGGCGCAGAAGTTATGATATACCCCCACCCAATGGCGAGAGTTTGGAAATGTGTGCTCAAAGAGCTGTTGCATATTTCAGAGATAAT ATTGAACCCCAACTTTTATCTGGAAAGAATATCTTGATTTCTGCCCATGGGAATTCATTAAGATCCATTATCATGTATCTTGACAAACTAACCTCCCAGGAG GTTATTACTTTAGAACTATCCACTGGGATACCCAtgctttacatttttaaagaGGGAAAGTTCATTAGGAGGGGAAGTCCAGTAGCACCAACAGAGGCTGGAGTCTACGCTTACACTAGG AGGTTGGCTCAATACAGGCAGAAGTTAGATGACATGTTGACTTGA